The Lysobacter capsici genome has a segment encoding these proteins:
- a CDS encoding AAA family ATPase — translation MNPLPAASAADVFADRPYRPDQHLKLALYAVIATLIEACAEDVDTAIQLHPFLADYAEEIESTLGHFDAPALHWRAALSAWEHAAHDGQTTLPLLALQRAGLSALDLELLLAVGLIEEDPRFGALFEHAQRDQAQDRHGGFDAGLRRDGRPSFGLLMAWWRNHDGGDSVDPVRRSLHKLIELGLLQLPNQDAPRPDWTPTVQLAVWDGLRGELSATRWLRHLPHAQLPRPHDYIAPNEDLHCELLLQALRNDAAAPTLLIRGAVRNGRKTLAGVLAQALGKDLLWADAGVFEDESRWRLFGVLAAMLDAVPAIEADSVPGETRQLAALPLVDAPLLVVTNRQGAWSCAGNRPVLDVELPLPDPTQRLAHWRACLPQASTQSLSELAGWRRLSSGHLRQVAASASAFARLAQREQPLREDLRRACRGLPTARLDTLATRLPAEGSLSELIVDDLTRDEIDALVTRCQWREPLAGASATVALGGVGVRALFAGPSGTGKTLAARMLAVELGKDVYRIDLASAVNKYLGETEKNLDRALSAAEELDVVLLLDEGDALMANRTDVGSSHDRYANLETNFLLQRIESFEGILVVTSNAADRIDRAFARRMDVVINFRAPDAWRRYEIVRLHLGDSDCDEAWLQDAASRCALSGGQWRNVVVHARLLALRSGGPVGTAHLQAALAREYRKIGGNCPMRVAEREPRPIAPSIARSTARSVPGA, via the coding sequence ATGAACCCCCTGCCCGCCGCGTCCGCCGCCGATGTCTTCGCCGACCGCCCCTATCGCCCCGACCAACACCTCAAGCTCGCCTTGTATGCGGTGATCGCGACCCTGATCGAAGCCTGCGCCGAGGATGTCGATACGGCGATACAGTTGCACCCGTTCCTCGCCGACTATGCCGAGGAAATCGAAAGCACGCTGGGCCACTTCGATGCGCCCGCGCTGCACTGGCGCGCGGCGCTGAGCGCCTGGGAGCACGCCGCGCACGACGGACAAACGACCCTGCCGCTGCTCGCCCTGCAACGCGCCGGCCTGAGCGCCCTGGACCTGGAACTGCTGCTCGCGGTCGGCCTGATCGAGGAAGACCCGCGTTTCGGCGCCCTGTTCGAACACGCCCAACGCGATCAGGCGCAGGATCGGCACGGCGGATTCGACGCCGGCCTGCGCCGCGACGGCCGCCCCAGCTTCGGCCTGTTGATGGCCTGGTGGCGCAACCACGACGGCGGCGACAGCGTCGATCCGGTGCGGCGTTCGCTGCACAAACTGATCGAACTGGGCCTGCTGCAATTGCCCAATCAGGACGCGCCGCGACCGGACTGGACGCCGACGGTGCAGTTGGCCGTCTGGGACGGATTGCGCGGCGAACTCAGCGCGACCCGCTGGCTGCGGCATCTGCCGCACGCGCAGCTGCCGCGGCCGCACGATTACATCGCGCCCAACGAGGACCTGCATTGCGAGCTGCTGTTGCAGGCGCTGCGCAACGACGCGGCGGCGCCGACCCTGCTAATTCGCGGCGCGGTCCGCAACGGCCGCAAGACCCTGGCCGGCGTGCTCGCGCAAGCGCTCGGCAAGGATCTGCTGTGGGCCGATGCGGGCGTGTTCGAAGACGAAAGCCGCTGGCGCTTGTTCGGCGTGCTGGCGGCGATGCTCGACGCGGTGCCGGCGATCGAAGCCGATTCGGTTCCCGGCGAAACCCGGCAACTGGCCGCCTTGCCCCTGGTCGACGCGCCCTTGCTGGTGGTCACCAATCGGCAAGGCGCTTGGTCCTGCGCCGGCAATCGGCCGGTGCTGGACGTCGAATTGCCGCTGCCCGACCCGACCCAGCGTCTGGCGCATTGGCGCGCATGCCTGCCGCAGGCGTCGACGCAAAGCTTGAGCGAACTGGCCGGATGGCGGCGTCTGTCGAGCGGCCATCTGCGTCAAGTCGCGGCCAGCGCGAGCGCGTTCGCGCGACTGGCGCAACGCGAGCAACCGCTGCGCGAGGACCTGCGCCGCGCCTGTCGCGGCTTGCCGACCGCGCGCCTGGACACGCTGGCGACGCGATTGCCGGCTGAGGGTTCGCTGAGCGAACTGATCGTCGACGACCTCACCCGCGACGAGATCGATGCTTTGGTCACCCGTTGCCAATGGCGCGAACCGCTGGCCGGCGCCTCGGCCACGGTCGCGCTGGGCGGGGTCGGCGTGCGCGCCTTGTTCGCCGGCCCCAGCGGCACCGGCAAGACCCTGGCCGCGCGCATGCTCGCGGTCGAATTGGGCAAGGACGTATACCGCATCGACCTGGCCTCGGCGGTCAACAAATACCTCGGCGAAACCGAGAAGAACCTCGACCGCGCGCTCAGCGCCGCCGAGGAACTCGATGTGGTGCTGCTGCTCGACGAAGGCGACGCGCTGATGGCCAACCGCACCGACGTCGGCTCCTCGCACGACCGCTACGCCAATCTGGAAACCAATTTCCTGCTGCAACGGATCGAATCGTTCGAAGGCATCCTGGTGGTCACCAGCAACGCCGCCGACCGCATCGATCGCGCCTTCGCCCGGCGCATGGACGTGGTGATCAACTTCCGCGCGCCCGACGCGTGGCGGCGCTACGAAATCGTGCGCCTGCACCTGGGCGACAGCGACTGCGATGAGGCCTGGCTGCAGGACGCGGCCAGCCGCTGCGCGCTCAGCGGCGGCCAGTGGCGCAACGTGGTCGTGCACGCGCGCCTGCTCGCCCTGCGCAGCGGCGGACCGGTCGGCACCGCGCACCTGCAGGCCGCGCTGGCGCGCGAGTACCGCAAGATCGGCGGCAACTGCCCGATGCGCGTGGCCGAACGCGAGCCGCGCCCAATTGCGCCCTCGATCGCACGCTCGACCGCACGTTCGGTTCCGGGCGCCTGA
- a CDS encoding choice-of-anchor X domain-containing protein, producing the protein MSTLLTTLAPRLLLACALAAWSCLAAAAPASSFDITVPNRNGPGQLQISALKITLQLDTSANIAVNLQEAGSGALATESMVLTNANNDCFLAPDDACFKTFPNTPAGAVSADRLTVIKSQQAGADPGGADNKLVLVLRLRSNLNEGGGCTSTLLAPETWTVSVVGGAARIVAASVQSLDKQTVGAGNPACGTAFRPIPRNDGPVASITGTPQILSGGRIGVDAVMVLDRSGSMSDAVSASPGAPTKMVRLHEAAATFIDMWKALRDNECQNFAVACPADGGAPAVQGPVDRLGVVYFDHDIKWLKELQASSGIDGLKEFGGLNLTTEKTAINAVNPAGATSIGGGLLKGAQALAPAPSEPNRKIVLLMSDGQQNTDPLAQVSGSQVQTTTGGGAPVALPNQPPVQIYGVTVGTGVAVDATINQQASIASNGFYLNTEDDAAILPNLFVQVLQNAVRFSSVETLRVISDVTTESAPFETSFPVTTGTHSLAFNLNWNAAMGSLRVRLTPPAGATPIDFVPSTATLGGRLIGNVAFPRVGVAQSAGVWKLQVMGGFGKPVAFNLSLLGDDSDVNSVLGPVAAEYAVGGKIKLSAQVNDLDQPLLGLNTQPAAQVKVFVVKPGNNLGDVLSDAAVQGGSAPQGDQASAAQLKLKALLAADPDALKHANETITLLDNGAAANGDSKAGDGRYSALVPADFEGHYQFVFLVEGKSESGGPFVRQQIRTVHVRSLPDPAKTQYSSNIVTIDGGKAVVIVATPKNVLGGKMGPGWANYFWFNAQGQAPVKPKDNLDGTYTVQIPFTGTPPKVSLHFLPEPIYRPDSFVPPAGSLTPGNSIGNDIIDNVPPGPGQPWWKRWWWLILIVLLLLFLLLRRK; encoded by the coding sequence ATGAGCACCCTATTGACTACCCTGGCGCCACGATTGTTGCTGGCGTGCGCGCTGGCGGCCTGGTCGTGCCTGGCGGCCGCAGCGCCCGCCTCGAGCTTCGACATCACCGTGCCCAACCGCAACGGGCCGGGGCAATTGCAGATCAGCGCGCTCAAGATCACCTTGCAGCTGGACACCTCGGCCAACATCGCGGTGAACCTGCAGGAGGCTGGCAGCGGCGCGTTGGCGACCGAAAGCATGGTCCTGACCAACGCGAACAACGACTGTTTTCTCGCCCCCGACGACGCTTGCTTCAAAACCTTTCCGAACACGCCGGCCGGCGCGGTCAGCGCCGACCGCCTGACCGTGATCAAGTCGCAGCAGGCCGGCGCCGATCCCGGCGGCGCCGACAACAAGCTGGTGCTGGTGCTGCGCCTGCGTTCGAACTTGAACGAAGGCGGCGGCTGCACCTCCACCCTGCTCGCTCCGGAAACCTGGACGGTCAGCGTGGTCGGCGGCGCGGCGCGGATCGTCGCCGCCTCGGTGCAGAGCCTGGACAAGCAGACCGTCGGCGCGGGCAATCCCGCCTGCGGCACCGCGTTCCGGCCGATACCGCGCAACGACGGGCCGGTCGCGAGCATCACCGGCACGCCGCAGATTCTCTCCGGCGGCCGGATCGGCGTCGACGCGGTGATGGTGCTGGATCGTTCCGGCAGCATGTCCGACGCGGTCAGCGCGTCGCCCGGCGCGCCGACCAAGATGGTGCGGTTGCACGAAGCCGCCGCGACCTTCATCGACATGTGGAAGGCGCTGCGCGACAACGAATGCCAGAACTTCGCCGTCGCCTGTCCGGCCGATGGCGGCGCGCCGGCGGTGCAAGGACCGGTGGATCGGCTCGGCGTGGTCTATTTCGATCACGACATCAAATGGTTGAAGGAATTGCAGGCCAGCTCCGGCATCGACGGCCTCAAGGAATTCGGCGGTCTCAACCTGACCACCGAGAAGACCGCGATCAACGCGGTCAATCCGGCCGGCGCCACCTCGATCGGCGGCGGCCTGCTCAAGGGCGCGCAAGCCTTGGCGCCGGCCCCGTCGGAGCCTAATCGCAAGATCGTGCTGCTGATGAGCGACGGTCAGCAGAACACCGACCCGCTCGCGCAGGTGAGCGGATCGCAAGTGCAGACCACCACCGGCGGCGGCGCCCCGGTCGCGCTGCCGAACCAGCCGCCGGTGCAGATCTACGGCGTGACCGTCGGCACCGGCGTGGCGGTGGACGCGACCATCAACCAGCAGGCCTCGATCGCCAGCAACGGTTTCTATCTCAACACCGAGGACGATGCGGCGATCCTGCCCAACCTGTTCGTGCAGGTGCTGCAGAACGCGGTGCGCTTCAGTTCGGTGGAAACGCTGCGGGTGATCAGCGACGTCACCACCGAATCGGCGCCGTTCGAGACCAGCTTCCCGGTCACCACCGGCACCCACAGCCTGGCGTTCAATCTGAACTGGAACGCCGCGATGGGTTCGCTGCGCGTGCGGCTGACGCCGCCGGCCGGCGCGACCCCGATCGACTTCGTTCCCTCCACCGCGACCCTCGGCGGCCGCCTGATCGGCAATGTCGCCTTCCCGCGCGTGGGCGTTGCGCAAAGCGCGGGCGTGTGGAAGCTGCAGGTCATGGGCGGCTTCGGCAAACCGGTCGCGTTCAATCTGTCGCTGCTGGGCGACGACTCCGACGTCAATTCGGTGCTGGGCCCGGTCGCGGCCGAATATGCGGTCGGCGGCAAGATCAAGCTCAGCGCGCAGGTCAACGATCTCGACCAGCCCTTGCTCGGCTTGAACACCCAGCCCGCGGCGCAAGTCAAAGTGTTCGTGGTCAAGCCCGGCAACAACCTGGGCGACGTGCTGTCCGACGCCGCCGTGCAAGGCGGATCGGCGCCGCAGGGCGATCAGGCCAGCGCGGCGCAGCTCAAGCTCAAGGCCTTGCTCGCGGCCGATCCCGACGCGCTCAAGCACGCCAACGAAACCATCACCCTGCTCGACAACGGCGCCGCCGCGAACGGCGACAGCAAGGCCGGCGACGGCCGCTACAGCGCGCTGGTGCCGGCCGATTTCGAAGGCCATTACCAGTTCGTGTTCCTGGTCGAAGGCAAATCCGAATCCGGCGGCCCGTTTGTGCGCCAGCAGATCCGCACCGTGCATGTGCGCTCGCTGCCCGATCCGGCCAAGACTCAGTACAGCAGCAATATCGTCACGATCGATGGCGGCAAGGCGGTGGTCATCGTCGCCACCCCGAAGAACGTGCTCGGCGGCAAGATGGGACCGGGCTGGGCCAACTACTTCTGGTTCAACGCGCAAGGCCAGGCGCCGGTCAAGCCCAAGGACAATCTGGATGGTACTTACACCGTGCAGATTCCATTCACCGGCACGCCGCCGAAGGTCTCGCTGCACTTCCTGCCCGAACCGATCTATCGTCCCGACAGCTTCGTGCCGCCGGCCGGCAGCCTGACGCCCGGCAACAGCATCGGCAACGACATCATCGACAACGTCCCGCCGGGCCCCGGCCAGCCGTGGTGGAAGCGCTGGTGGTGGCTGATCTTGATCGTGCTGTTGCTGCTGTTCCTGCTGCTGCGGCGCAAGTGA